The following are encoded in a window of Spea bombifrons isolate aSpeBom1 chromosome 2, aSpeBom1.2.pri, whole genome shotgun sequence genomic DNA:
- the CLDN34 gene encoding claudin-34 — MPYLAHTAHLQLAGFAFATVGWILSSVTTGLVQWRVWHVANTTIITSGIAWIGIWRTCFFSQVLVSPNQEIMYCQEFSVTDSFIPVEIFVAQGLMVVAIILGATGKAFAACGLRNVYQGSSRITLIHYWFTVGGILNLLSSFCIIIPVAWNLHSVINNYGISFPSTYDMPSSPETQEVGAAIPVGIVSAILLFLSGTFFLSYRLPDTLISKVSPLSPEESIFSDSLSMSSRFSSKSLSLASRKHFTKPVLNCDGIYNEAYESELDEKL; from the coding sequence ATGCCCTACTTGGCTCACACAGCTCACCTTCAACTTGCCGGATTTGCCTTTGCTACTGTAGGCTGGATTCTAAGTTCTGTAACAACTGGACTTGTGCAATGGAGAGTGTGGCACGTGGCTAACACCACCATCATTACCTCTGGAATTGCTTGGATTGGGATATGGAGGACATGTTTCTTCAGTCAAGTTCTGGTGTCTCCAAACCAAGAAATAATGTACTGTCAAGAATTCAGCGTCACAGACTCCTTCATACCAGTCGAGATTTTTGTTGCTCAAGGTCTTATGGTGGTGGCTATCATTCTGGGGGCAACAGGAAAAGCATTTGCTGCTTGTGGACTAAGAAATGTTTATCAAGGATCATCCCGTATCACTCTAATCCATTACTGGTTTACTGTAGGAGGAATCCTCAATTTACTATCCAGTTTTTGTATCATAATTCCAGTTGCTTGGAATTTGCATtctgttataaataattatggTATATCTTTTCCAAGTACATATGATATGCCATCTAGCCCAGAAACCCAGGAAGTTGGTGCTGCTATTCCTGTTGGGATTGTTTCTGCAATCTTACTTTTTTTAAGTGGGACCTTCTTTCTTTCGTACAGATTACCCGACACACTTATTTCTAAAGTTTCTCCACTTTCACCGGAAGAGTCCATATTCTCAGACAGTTTGAGCATGTCCTCGAGGTTCTCCTCAAAATCTTTAAGTCTTGCATCtagaaaacattttacaaaacctGTACTTAACTGTGATGGAATTTATAATGAAGCCTATGAGTCTGAGCTAGATGAAAAGCTTTAA
- the LOC128474460 gene encoding putative claudin-24, translating to MHPALCFTELAGLFLSLTGYLCCLVALFIPRWLICSSGILVNESFFLGLWQTCVMHDIGSSVCQNYGTLLGLPVEIQMGRILVCLSLSAGALGFLSSIPALTCVKCLDHNQQHVRRTLVIFGAVLLELSGMLTFSFVSYLAHYSLEKYLDSTIPKSLPRWEYGDAMFSGWIGGFLLLAGGTVLMISQLYILQTVPQPIKTNRSSSNMEYV from the coding sequence atgcatccagcactttgttTCACAGAACTTGCAGGCCTCTTCCTTTCTCTTACTGGTTATCTCTGCTGCCTGGTGGCTTTGTTCATTCCTCGCTGGCTGATTTGCTCTTCAGGTATACTCGTGAATGAAAGCTTTTTTCTAGGTTTGTGGCAAACCTGTGTGATGCATGATATAGGCTCAAGTGTCTGTCAAAATTATGGAACCCTCCTTGGCCTTCCTGTTGAAATCCAAATGGGTCGCATCCTAGTGTGTCTTTCATTGTCTGCCGGTGCCCTGGGATTTTTGTCTTCCATACCCGCATTGACCTGTGTGAAGTGTCTGGACCACAACCAACAACATGTAAGAAGAACCCTAGTCATTTTTGGAGCAGTTCTCTTGGAGCTTTCTGGAATGTTAACTTTCTCCTTTGTGTCATACCTTGCACATTACTCCCTGGAAAAATATTTGGACTCAACTATACCCAAAAGTCTACCCCGTTGGGAATATGGAGATGCTATGTTTTCTGGATGGATTGGTGGATTTCTTTTATTAGCTGGGGGAACAGTTCTTATGATTTCACAACTCTACATTTTACAAACAGTGCCTCAACCAATTAAAACAAATCGAAGTTCTTCTAACATGGAATACGTCTGA